One stretch of Streptomyces sp. A2-16 DNA includes these proteins:
- a CDS encoding RICIN domain-containing protein, producing the protein MFTFPNVRAPKRGRHPAARGLRLLPAALTMALSATVLASLTTSTPASAATQATYYVAPNGNDSNAGTITAPFKTLQHARDVVRTVNDSMTGDINVYLRGGTYPVSSTIGFTSADSGTNGHRIVYSAYQNEKPVLDGGVPVNGWTQHSGNIWKATLNRDNKLRALYVNGKRAEMASKTINSAGCHGTYTVTAGQAPWAWESGSQCDGAKYSLSDLPAIASNQNDVEIKSATTWTTAIVGVRQITTSSDGANRVALFQQPGAAIAQAPPYGPFKAGGSHTFMNAYEFLDKPGEFYFDKTNHTVYYYKSSSENMSTADVFAPNNVSTLLKVAGTSRTDHARNITFSGLTVEHSDWNLVNVAGSVFRQGTQGNAGSTVYAKQNFHAYTYRNVDLPPAAVQIENADGIVLQGNTVQHTGADGITLANDVTDSQLTGNVTNDIAGSAITVGHPQHAYIGDYTSTNHEKYPVDVEGVCKNISITDNYLYDSAVLFQGSSPVSAYFVDSLSVQHNRIEKSPWAGITLGWGWWNFDGSANSINPGNPTTTAKNNTVKYNEIFDTMQVLGDSAPIYTLGSQPGTEISNNYIKGVPAGHKYGLHPDEGSAFINEHDNVFDVDPGLAYTINSGTWGRQHDLTITNNYGTVNKIFDRNVPNSTIQDVRGYGDNVWPAQAYSIALNAGLEEAYKNLLPAAVTAAQDYALPASTFAGTGVMTVPVRSPKDATKTLWLAPAGTTTFAAGPTMTSTSGTATSIRVPQTAGDYRLYVVDSQGTASPASKALVRQRWNHVDDKAAGVTYSGSWSNWNDTKDVNGSEKFTNTAGNSAEFSFTGTGVRYLSMTQPNMGKVDVYIDGTLTQAGIDAYAPTVTKQVPLFEKTNLPAGPHTIKVVCTGTKNTASSGTVCALDAFASVRFPTAGANYKLVNKGSNKAIDVSGGSLTAGANIIQWSDTGAGNQNWRLVPVGDGSYEIASRNSALLMDVSGASTADGATIVQSADTNAANQHWTLTATGNGYYEIKNVNSDKVLDVSSGGTQLAQNTDTSADSQLWKVVNVD; encoded by the coding sequence ATGTTCACGTTCCCGAATGTCCGCGCCCCGAAGAGGGGCAGACACCCAGCCGCACGCGGCCTGCGCCTCCTCCCGGCAGCGCTCACGATGGCGCTCTCGGCCACCGTGCTGGCCTCCCTCACCACATCGACACCCGCCTCGGCCGCGACCCAGGCCACCTACTACGTGGCCCCCAACGGCAACGACTCCAACGCCGGCACGATCACGGCGCCGTTCAAGACCCTGCAGCACGCCCGGGACGTCGTACGCACGGTCAACGACAGCATGACCGGGGACATCAACGTCTACCTCCGGGGCGGCACCTACCCGGTGAGCAGCACCATCGGCTTCACCTCGGCCGACTCCGGCACGAACGGGCACCGGATCGTGTACTCCGCCTACCAGAACGAGAAGCCGGTCCTGGACGGCGGTGTCCCGGTGAACGGCTGGACACAGCACAGCGGGAACATCTGGAAGGCCACCCTCAACCGCGACAACAAGCTCCGCGCCCTCTACGTCAACGGCAAGCGCGCCGAGATGGCCTCGAAGACGATCAACTCGGCCGGATGCCACGGGACCTACACCGTCACGGCCGGCCAGGCCCCCTGGGCCTGGGAGTCGGGTTCGCAGTGCGACGGGGCCAAGTACAGCCTCTCCGACCTGCCGGCCATCGCGTCCAACCAGAACGACGTCGAGATCAAGTCGGCCACGACCTGGACCACGGCCATCGTGGGCGTCCGGCAGATCACCACGAGCTCGGACGGCGCCAACCGCGTGGCCCTGTTCCAGCAGCCGGGTGCGGCCATCGCCCAGGCACCGCCGTACGGGCCGTTCAAGGCCGGCGGCAGTCACACGTTCATGAACGCGTACGAGTTCCTGGACAAGCCGGGCGAGTTCTACTTCGACAAGACGAATCACACGGTCTACTACTACAAGTCCAGCTCCGAGAACATGAGCACGGCGGATGTCTTCGCGCCGAACAACGTGTCCACCCTTCTCAAGGTCGCCGGCACGTCGAGGACCGATCACGCGCGGAACATCACGTTCTCCGGGCTCACGGTCGAGCACTCCGACTGGAACCTGGTCAATGTCGCGGGCTCCGTCTTCCGGCAGGGAACGCAGGGCAACGCCGGCTCGACCGTGTACGCGAAGCAGAACTTCCACGCGTACACCTACCGCAATGTCGATCTGCCGCCCGCGGCCGTGCAGATCGAGAACGCGGACGGGATCGTCCTGCAGGGCAACACGGTGCAGCACACCGGCGCGGACGGGATCACTCTGGCCAACGATGTGACGGACTCTCAGTTGACCGGCAACGTCACGAACGACATCGCCGGGTCCGCGATCACGGTGGGACACCCCCAGCACGCGTACATCGGGGACTACACCTCGACCAATCACGAGAAGTACCCGGTGGACGTCGAGGGAGTCTGCAAGAACATATCGATCACGGACAACTACCTCTACGACAGCGCGGTGCTGTTCCAGGGCTCCAGCCCGGTGTCGGCGTACTTCGTCGATTCCCTTTCCGTGCAGCACAACCGGATCGAGAAGTCCCCGTGGGCGGGCATCACGCTCGGCTGGGGCTGGTGGAACTTCGACGGTTCGGCGAACTCGATCAATCCCGGGAACCCGACCACCACGGCGAAGAACAACACCGTCAAGTACAACGAGATCTTCGACACGATGCAGGTGCTCGGCGACTCCGCTCCCATCTACACGCTGGGCAGCCAGCCGGGAACGGAGATCAGCAACAACTACATCAAGGGCGTTCCGGCCGGCCACAAGTACGGCCTGCACCCCGATGAGGGCTCCGCCTTCATCAACGAGCACGACAACGTGTTCGACGTCGACCCGGGCCTGGCGTACACCATCAACTCCGGCACCTGGGGCCGCCAGCACGATCTGACCATCACCAACAACTACGGCACCGTCAACAAGATCTTCGACAGGAACGTCCCGAACAGCACGATCCAGGACGTGCGGGGCTACGGGGACAACGTGTGGCCGGCACAGGCGTACAGCATCGCCCTGAACGCGGGTCTGGAGGAGGCCTACAAGAACCTGCTGCCCGCCGCCGTCACCGCTGCGCAGGACTATGCGCTGCCCGCGAGCACGTTCGCCGGCACAGGCGTGATGACCGTCCCGGTGCGCAGCCCCAAGGACGCGACCAAGACGCTGTGGCTGGCTCCCGCCGGTACGACGACGTTCGCCGCCGGTCCCACCATGACCAGCACGAGCGGCACCGCGACGAGCATCCGTGTCCCGCAGACGGCGGGTGACTACCGGCTCTACGTCGTGGACTCCCAGGGCACCGCGTCCCCCGCGTCGAAGGCGCTTGTGCGACAGCGCTGGAACCACGTCGACGACAAGGCCGCGGGCGTGACGTACTCCGGGTCCTGGTCGAACTGGAACGACACGAAGGACGTGAACGGGTCCGAGAAGTTCACGAACACCGCGGGCAACTCCGCCGAGTTCTCGTTCACCGGCACGGGCGTGCGGTACCTCAGCATGACGCAGCCCAACATGGGCAAGGTGGACGTCTACATCGACGGCACCCTGACCCAGGCGGGCATCGACGCCTACGCGCCGACGGTGACGAAGCAGGTGCCGCTGTTCGAGAAGACGAACCTGCCGGCGGGCCCGCACACGATCAAGGTGGTGTGCACGGGGACGAAGAACACCGCCTCCTCCGGCACCGTCTGCGCGCTGGACGCGTTCGCCTCCGTCCGGTTCCCCACGGCGGGCGCCAACTACAAGCTGGTCAACAAGGGCAGCAACAAGGCGATCGATGTGTCGGGCGGATCGCTGACCGCCGGAGCCAACATCATCCAGTGGAGCGACACCGGAGCCGGGAACCAGAACTGGCGCCTCGTCCCGGTGGGTGACGGCAGTTACGAGATCGCCAGCCGGAACAGTGCCCTGCTCATGGACGTCAGCGGTGCATCCACCGCGGACGGCGCGACCATCGTCCAGTCGGCCGACACCAACGCCGCGAACCAGCACTGGACCCTGACCGCCACCGGAAACGGCTACTACGAGATCAAGAACGTGAACAGCGACAAGGTGCTCGACGTGTCCTCGGGCGGCACTCAGCTCGCCCAGAACACGGACACGAGCGCCGACAGCCAGCTGTGGAAGGTCGTCAACGTCGACTGA
- a CDS encoding family 43 glycosylhydrolase: MDITRRQLGRLAAVGTGALLLPGLLSPGKAAAAPLSAGKWGDQGDGTYVNPILPGDFSDWDCIRVGDDYYGITSTFGYSPGVAVLHSKDLVNWRTLGGAVGDVTQIGPLLNWDRMNRFGRGVWAGAIRYHAGRYWVYFNTPDEGFFMTSAPSPSGPWDPLTAVWRTSGWDDPCPFWDDDGQGYLVTSHYSDGYKINLFKLSADGKSLVGSPTVIHQSSGSEANKLYKINNLYYHLYSEVKSEGRVLMMNRSSNLYGPYETKQLEHVNGSVDREPNQGGLVQTPDGTWYFVTHHGRGDWEGRPLSLLPVTWVDGWPILGQVGADGIGNMVWTGQVPAGGTPGLPLDALPPVVTSDLFTDTSIKPQWEWYYQPRADHWSLTERPGYLRLKAFAPLATDNLTKVGNTLTQRVLRTAGGATVTVRLELAGLADGQHAGLCHYAGSYAGLGVRRSGTTTTIAHNSGGTLTNGPVITQNAVWLRTTWDVNGVSQFSYSLDGTTYTAFGGTYQLTWGGYRGDRVGLYTYNPNNTGYVDVDSVQYSIAPARTYKCVSVRSGKVADVSGGSSADGAGLIQWRDTGAANQHWTFQSTGDGYHTITCVRSGKVLDVSGSSTADGARIVQATADGRTSQQWQLRPLTGGAFTMVNRNSGKVLDVSGGSTADGAALIQFTDRGSTNQQWTFSRVTN, encoded by the coding sequence GTGGACATCACCAGACGACAACTCGGCCGGCTCGCCGCGGTCGGCACCGGGGCGCTCCTGCTGCCGGGCCTGCTGTCACCGGGCAAGGCAGCGGCGGCCCCGCTGTCGGCCGGCAAGTGGGGCGACCAGGGCGACGGCACCTACGTCAACCCCATTCTCCCGGGCGATTTCAGCGACTGGGACTGCATCCGGGTCGGCGACGACTACTACGGCATCACCAGCACGTTCGGGTACTCGCCCGGCGTGGCCGTGCTGCACTCCAAGGATCTGGTCAACTGGCGCACGCTCGGCGGCGCGGTCGGTGACGTGACCCAGATCGGACCACTGCTGAACTGGGACCGGATGAACCGCTTCGGCCGCGGTGTGTGGGCCGGGGCCATCCGCTACCACGCGGGGCGGTACTGGGTGTACTTCAACACCCCCGACGAGGGCTTCTTCATGACCTCGGCCCCCTCGCCGTCCGGGCCGTGGGATCCGCTGACGGCGGTGTGGCGGACCTCCGGCTGGGACGACCCGTGCCCGTTCTGGGACGACGACGGACAGGGCTACCTGGTCACCAGTCACTACTCGGACGGCTACAAGATCAACCTGTTCAAGCTGTCCGCGGACGGCAAGTCGCTGGTCGGCTCGCCCACGGTCATTCACCAGTCGTCCGGCAGCGAGGCAAACAAGCTGTACAAGATCAACAACCTCTACTACCACCTGTACAGCGAGGTGAAGTCCGAGGGCCGGGTGCTGATGATGAACCGCAGCTCCAACCTCTACGGCCCCTACGAGACCAAGCAGCTCGAGCACGTCAACGGCTCGGTGGACCGCGAGCCCAATCAGGGTGGCCTGGTGCAGACCCCCGACGGCACCTGGTACTTCGTCACCCACCACGGCCGCGGCGACTGGGAGGGGCGTCCGCTGTCCCTTCTGCCGGTGACCTGGGTGGACGGCTGGCCGATCCTGGGCCAGGTGGGCGCGGACGGCATCGGCAACATGGTGTGGACCGGCCAGGTCCCCGCAGGCGGCACCCCGGGTCTGCCCCTGGATGCCCTGCCTCCGGTGGTGACCAGCGACCTGTTCACCGACACCAGCATCAAGCCGCAGTGGGAGTGGTACTACCAGCCTCGTGCGGACCACTGGTCCCTGACCGAACGCCCCGGCTACCTCCGACTCAAGGCGTTCGCCCCGCTGGCGACCGACAACCTGACCAAGGTCGGCAACACTCTCACCCAACGGGTGCTGCGCACCGCGGGCGGCGCGACGGTGACCGTCCGCCTCGAGCTGGCCGGCCTCGCCGACGGCCAGCACGCCGGACTGTGCCACTACGCGGGCAGCTACGCAGGCTTGGGCGTCCGCCGCTCCGGGACCACCACCACGATCGCGCACAACTCCGGCGGCACCCTGACCAATGGCCCGGTGATCACGCAGAACGCCGTGTGGCTGCGCACCACCTGGGACGTCAACGGAGTCAGCCAGTTCTCCTACAGCCTCGACGGCACCACGTACACCGCCTTCGGCGGCACCTACCAGCTCACCTGGGGCGGATACCGCGGCGACCGGGTCGGCCTGTACACCTACAACCCGAACAACACCGGCTACGTCGACGTGGACTCGGTGCAGTACAGCATCGCGCCCGCCCGGACGTACAAGTGCGTGAGCGTGCGCAGCGGCAAGGTCGCCGACGTCTCCGGTGGGTCGTCCGCGGACGGCGCCGGCCTGATCCAGTGGCGCGACACCGGCGCAGCCAACCAGCACTGGACCTTCCAGTCCACCGGAGACGGCTACCACACCATCACCTGCGTCCGTAGCGGCAAGGTCCTCGACGTATCAGGCTCCTCGACCGCGGACGGCGCACGGATCGTGCAGGCGACCGCCGACGGCCGGACCAGCCAGCAATGGCAGTTGCGTCCACTGACCGGTGGCGCGTTCACCATGGTCAACCGCAACAGCGGCAAGGTGCTCGATGTCAGCGGAGGCAGTACGGCCGACGGTGCCGCACTGATCCAGTTCACCGACCGCGGCAGCACCAACCAGCAGTGGACGTTCTCCCGCGTCACCAACTAG
- a CDS encoding RICIN domain-containing protein codes for MRPLRIGAGLAKALAAAVVVFATVVPAQSAQAATTNFYVDPTGGSDSNSGTSTAAAFKTIQAAQAAVRASNANMSSDIVVNLRGGTYNLNSPITLGTSDSGTNGHTVVYQAYNGETPVIGSGRTITGWTAVGNGEYKASVGSLNFRQLYVNGVRATRARYPDLGSDFQLQGSDKTNKLLQVLSSQISNWSNLSRTEMVLELQWAENYLRLKSFTTAGGTANVSIQDHEAGILFQRPFPVLSSGSPLHFENAHEFLNEPGEFYVDTAAQTVYYKPRSGEDMSTATVQAPTLPTLVEVKGTSLDAPVHDLRFSGITFTQTTWMEATDNGLLNGQGGNFNLSADSSNHQYVDRPPAGVHVADADRVSFTGNSFTQMGATALDLHHGVHDSSVTGNVVYDIAGNGIMVGKFSDPTVEYHTVYNPPTSPAGEDAREVVKNVTVNNNLITRIGEDYLGTAGINAGFVNSTTINHNDISDAPWAGISLGWGWQSAANAEGNNSISYNRIGNVVNRLCDTAGIYHLSNDPGTVINGNYVHDVVRGPAACGSAVAGLYMDEGSNNMTLSNNVLSHTDGFINQNANGSNVTLSGNATSGTSVIQASGLEPAYQSLSAKLNLAYNKPATASTVLNSGVAASKGNDNDSSTGWSPTGTDTSAWWQVDLGQAYQLGQYSLTMRQDMDQPETRSNFEIRASNDPSFAGYTVLGRQGATTLPMASTLTGNIDVRQKFRYVRVAKTDGAYFFFSDFSVQQAGGALEDATGTPNVNPSTYYTIKNVNSGQLADVYQASTADGGSVVQWPANGGTNQQWNIVPVSGQLYKIVNRNSGKALDINGATHYRGTDLQQYAYNGGNNQLWYFEPTTGGYVIRNFETKQVLEVGGGSTANGAAIDQWMALNQSNQAWTIQ; via the coding sequence ATGAGACCTCTACGCATAGGCGCCGGACTGGCCAAGGCACTCGCGGCCGCAGTCGTCGTCTTCGCGACCGTGGTGCCGGCCCAGTCGGCACAAGCGGCCACGACAAACTTCTACGTCGACCCCACCGGCGGCAGCGACAGCAACTCCGGAACCAGCACCGCCGCCGCTTTCAAGACCATCCAGGCGGCCCAGGCCGCAGTCCGCGCGTCGAACGCGAACATGTCCAGTGACATCGTCGTGAACCTGCGCGGCGGCACCTACAACCTCAACAGCCCGATCACGCTGGGCACGAGCGACTCCGGCACGAACGGCCACACGGTCGTCTACCAGGCATACAACGGCGAGACCCCCGTGATCGGCAGCGGCAGGACGATCACCGGTTGGACCGCAGTCGGCAACGGCGAGTACAAGGCGTCGGTGGGCAGCCTGAACTTCCGTCAGCTGTACGTCAACGGAGTGCGCGCCACCCGCGCGCGGTACCCCGACCTGGGCTCGGACTTCCAGCTCCAGGGCAGCGACAAGACCAACAAGCTTCTGCAGGTGCTCAGTTCGCAGATCTCCAACTGGAGCAACCTCAGCCGGACCGAGATGGTCCTCGAACTGCAGTGGGCGGAGAACTACCTGCGGCTGAAGTCGTTTACCACCGCGGGCGGCACGGCCAACGTGTCCATCCAGGACCACGAGGCGGGCATCCTCTTCCAGCGGCCCTTCCCGGTCCTGTCCAGCGGCTCCCCGCTGCACTTCGAGAACGCCCACGAGTTCCTCAACGAGCCCGGCGAGTTCTACGTCGACACGGCCGCGCAGACGGTCTACTACAAGCCGCGCTCCGGTGAGGACATGTCCACCGCGACAGTGCAGGCACCCACCCTGCCCACGCTCGTGGAGGTCAAGGGCACCAGCCTCGACGCCCCGGTCCACGACCTGCGCTTCTCCGGCATCACCTTCACCCAGACCACCTGGATGGAAGCGACCGACAACGGTCTGCTCAACGGCCAGGGCGGCAACTTCAACCTCTCTGCCGACTCCTCGAACCACCAGTACGTCGACCGCCCGCCGGCCGGGGTCCACGTCGCGGACGCCGACCGCGTCTCCTTCACCGGGAACAGCTTCACGCAGATGGGGGCCACCGCACTCGACCTGCACCACGGCGTCCACGACAGCAGCGTGACCGGCAACGTCGTGTACGACATCGCGGGCAACGGCATCATGGTGGGCAAGTTCTCCGACCCCACGGTCGAGTACCACACCGTCTACAACCCGCCCACGTCCCCGGCCGGTGAGGACGCCCGCGAGGTCGTCAAGAACGTCACCGTCAACAACAACCTGATCACACGGATCGGCGAGGACTACCTGGGCACCGCCGGCATCAACGCGGGCTTCGTCAACAGCACCACCATCAACCACAACGACATCAGCGACGCCCCGTGGGCCGGCATCTCGCTCGGCTGGGGCTGGCAGTCCGCGGCCAACGCCGAGGGCAACAACAGCATCAGCTACAACCGGATCGGCAACGTGGTGAACCGGCTGTGCGACACCGCCGGCATCTACCACCTCTCCAACGACCCGGGCACCGTCATCAACGGCAACTACGTGCACGACGTGGTCCGGGGACCGGCAGCCTGCGGCTCCGCGGTGGCGGGCCTCTACATGGACGAGGGCTCCAACAACATGACCCTCTCCAACAACGTGCTGTCGCACACGGACGGTTTCATCAACCAGAACGCCAACGGCAGCAATGTGACGCTGTCCGGCAACGCGACCTCGGGCACCTCGGTGATCCAGGCCTCCGGGCTGGAGCCCGCGTACCAATCCCTGTCGGCGAAGCTCAACCTCGCCTACAACAAGCCGGCGACCGCGTCCACGGTCCTGAACTCGGGTGTGGCGGCGTCCAAGGGCAATGACAACGACAGCTCCACCGGCTGGTCGCCGACCGGGACCGACACCTCCGCCTGGTGGCAGGTCGACCTCGGCCAGGCCTACCAGCTCGGCCAGTACTCCCTGACGATGCGCCAGGACATGGACCAGCCCGAGACGCGCAGCAACTTCGAGATCCGCGCCTCGAACGACCCGTCGTTCGCCGGCTACACCGTGCTGGGGCGCCAGGGCGCCACTACGCTGCCGATGGCCTCCACGCTGACGGGGAACATCGACGTCCGCCAGAAGTTCCGTTACGTGCGGGTCGCCAAGACCGACGGCGCCTACTTCTTCTTCTCCGACTTCAGCGTGCAGCAGGCCGGCGGTGCGCTGGAGGACGCGACCGGCACACCGAACGTCAACCCGTCGACGTACTACACCATCAAGAACGTCAACAGCGGCCAGCTGGCGGACGTCTACCAGGCCTCCACCGCCGACGGCGGTAGCGTCGTCCAGTGGCCGGCCAACGGCGGCACCAACCAGCAGTGGAACATCGTCCCGGTCAGCGGCCAGCTCTACAAGATCGTGAACAGGAACAGCGGCAAGGCCCTCGACATCAACGGCGCAACTCACTACAGAGGGACCGACCTTCAGCAATACGCCTACAACGGCGGCAACAACCAACTGTGGTACTTCGAGCCGACCACCGGCGGATACGTCATCCGCAACTTCGAGACCAAGCAGGTCCTGGAGGTCGGCGGAGGCTCGACGGCCAACGGAGCCGCGATCGATCAGTGGATGGCGCTGAACCAGTCGAACCAGGCATGGACGATCCAGTGA
- a CDS encoding SpoIIE family protein phosphatase translates to MDNQSAVSGAAQGTAVPEDFAVVMDAELRVMAWSAGARALLGHTPDDVVGRPAADLLAADLPHSAGRHLSAGEPWTSDVALRHRDGDRVVARLRGTPLPTGETRPLWLVTGAAVTYASGPSTADAAELWDLTLAQLPLSVAVYDRRARFVACNQVMSRAMGLTSDEMKGLTLTEIQASHEQMDLLQRQVLRTGDAIHSEQQPSRAPGEVQDHAWSVYLTPLKDPGGSVRGLSALVIDTTEQYWARRRLEALNEASARIGSTLDVTRTAEELAEVAVSGFADFVAVDLLESVVRGDEPEPVSPTGPVVLARCARASVLPGCPESVVPVGETITRPPQSPAAWALRTGRGTRHRMGDPVLREWLEKSPVRGEAVRRYGMHSVLLVPLRARGVTLGLVYLVRHRTPEVFNDDDLLLAEEIATRAAVSIDNARRYTQERRTALALQRSLLPERLPTATAVDLAYRYLPAGSASGVGGDWFDVIPLSGGRVALVVGDVVGHGIHASATMGRLRTAVRTLADVDLAPDELLTQLDDLVVRLDREEGPDARGSTGGASGEVGATCLYAVYDPVSCTCRLARAGHPPPALVAPDGTVRFLDLPAGPPLGVGGLPFEAVEVELQEGSVLALYTDGLIEAADRDIDRGLGLLRDALSHPPAGLEAICDQVVRKVIPAAPADDIVLLLARTSALDADRVHTWRLPTDPALVAGARRMASDQLTAWGLDELAFATELIVSELVTNAIRYGTAPIELRLLRGDSLICEVSDGSNSAPHLRRARSFDEGGRGLLLVAQLAERWGSRQTPSGKTIWAELPLPG, encoded by the coding sequence ATGGACAACCAGTCCGCCGTCTCCGGTGCGGCACAGGGCACCGCGGTACCCGAGGACTTCGCGGTCGTCATGGATGCCGAACTGAGAGTCATGGCGTGGAGCGCCGGCGCCCGGGCCCTGCTGGGGCACACGCCGGACGACGTCGTGGGCCGTCCGGCCGCCGACCTGCTCGCCGCGGACCTGCCCCACTCAGCCGGCCGGCACCTGTCCGCCGGGGAGCCCTGGACGAGCGACGTGGCACTGCGCCACCGCGACGGGGACCGGGTCGTCGCACGGCTGCGCGGCACCCCGCTGCCGACCGGTGAGACCCGCCCGCTCTGGCTCGTCACGGGCGCCGCGGTGACGTACGCCTCCGGCCCCAGCACGGCTGACGCCGCCGAACTGTGGGATCTGACGCTCGCGCAGCTCCCGCTGTCCGTCGCCGTCTACGACCGCCGGGCCCGGTTCGTGGCATGCAACCAGGTGATGAGCCGGGCCATGGGCCTGACCAGCGACGAGATGAAAGGTCTCACCCTCACCGAGATCCAGGCGAGTCACGAGCAGATGGACCTTCTCCAGCGGCAGGTCCTGCGCACCGGGGACGCGATCCACAGCGAGCAGCAGCCGAGCCGGGCCCCGGGCGAGGTCCAGGACCATGCCTGGTCCGTCTATCTCACCCCGCTCAAGGACCCGGGCGGCTCGGTGCGGGGCCTGTCGGCCCTGGTGATCGACACCACCGAGCAGTACTGGGCCAGGCGCCGCCTGGAGGCGCTCAACGAGGCCAGCGCGCGCATCGGCAGCACCCTCGACGTGACGCGGACCGCGGAGGAGCTCGCCGAGGTGGCCGTCTCGGGATTCGCCGACTTCGTCGCCGTCGACCTGCTGGAGTCCGTCGTCCGCGGAGACGAACCGGAGCCGGTCTCGCCCACGGGACCGGTCGTCCTGGCCCGCTGCGCCCGCGCTTCGGTGCTCCCGGGGTGCCCTGAGTCCGTGGTGCCGGTGGGCGAGACGATCACCCGGCCCCCGCAATCCCCGGCGGCCTGGGCGCTGCGCACCGGCCGGGGCACCCGGCACCGGATGGGGGACCCGGTGCTGCGCGAGTGGTTGGAGAAGTCCCCGGTTCGCGGCGAGGCGGTGCGCCGGTACGGGATGCACTCGGTCCTGCTGGTGCCGCTGCGGGCCCGTGGCGTCACCCTGGGCCTGGTGTACCTGGTCCGGCACCGCACGCCTGAGGTCTTCAACGACGACGACCTGCTGCTGGCCGAGGAGATCGCCACGAGGGCGGCCGTGAGCATCGACAACGCCCGCCGCTACACCCAGGAACGCCGGACCGCGCTCGCCCTCCAGCGCAGCCTGCTGCCCGAGCGCTTGCCCACCGCCACGGCGGTGGACCTCGCCTACCGGTACCTGCCGGCCGGATCCGCGAGCGGGGTCGGCGGCGACTGGTTCGACGTCATCCCCCTGTCCGGAGGACGTGTCGCGCTGGTGGTGGGTGACGTGGTGGGACACGGCATCCACGCCTCGGCGACGATGGGCCGCCTGCGCACCGCCGTGCGCACACTCGCCGACGTCGATCTCGCCCCCGACGAGCTGCTCACCCAGCTCGACGACCTCGTCGTCCGGCTCGACCGGGAGGAGGGGCCCGACGCGCGGGGATCGACGGGCGGGGCATCGGGAGAGGTGGGTGCCACCTGCCTGTACGCCGTCTACGACCCGGTCTCCTGCACCTGCCGCCTGGCCCGCGCGGGACATCCGCCGCCGGCCCTGGTGGCCCCGGACGGAACCGTCCGGTTCCTCGACCTGCCCGCCGGGCCGCCTCTGGGGGTGGGGGGCCTGCCGTTCGAAGCCGTGGAGGTCGAACTGCAGGAGGGCAGTGTGCTCGCCCTCTACACGGACGGGTTGATCGAGGCTGCCGACCGGGACATCGACAGGGGGCTCGGCCTGCTGAGGGACGCGCTGAGCCACCCGCCGGCCGGCCTGGAGGCCATCTGCGATCAGGTGGTCCGCAAGGTGATACCCGCCGCTCCCGCCGACGACATCGTGCTGCTCCTGGCCCGGACGTCCGCGCTCGACGCCGACCGGGTGCACACCTGGCGGCTGCCCACGGATCCCGCCCTCGTCGCCGGGGCCCGCCGGATGGCAAGCGATCAGCTGACCGCGTGGGGGCTGGACGAGCTGGCCTTCGCCACCGAACTGATCGTCAGCGAACTGGTCACCAACGCCATCCGCTACGGCACCGCGCCCATCGAGCTGCGCCTCCTGCGCGGCGACTCGCTCATCTGCGAGGTCTCCGACGGCAGCAACAGCGCCCCGCACCTGCGGCGGGCCCGCTCCTTCGACGAGGGCGGGCGCGGACTCCTGCTCGTCGCCCAGCTCGCGGAGCGCTGGGGCAGCCGCCAGACCCCCTCCGGAAAGACGATCTGGGCGGAGCTGCCGCTGCCGGGTTGA
- the larE gene encoding ATP-dependent sacrificial sulfur transferase LarE, protein MTDATLEQRLLDRLGAIGPVAVAYSGGADSALVLAAAVRALGAERVVAVTAVSESLAAEELPRSRRLAEDLGVVHLTPRTEELSRPGYRANGRDRCYFCKSEVLDTITALAGEHGYEQVATGTNADDARDPHRPGIRAGRERGIHTPLLDAGLDKAAVRRLSRAWSLPTWDKPATPCLASRIRYGIEVTPHRLARVDRAETAVRALLADAGLTVTDLRVRDLGDTVRLEIDSWLVDRVAAHPGIPLALAGAGYADLPHHVEPFRSGRLNMET, encoded by the coding sequence ATGACTGACGCGACACTCGAACAGCGCCTGCTGGACCGTTTGGGAGCCATCGGACCGGTCGCCGTGGCCTACTCGGGCGGCGCGGACTCGGCCCTCGTCCTGGCCGCCGCGGTACGGGCCCTGGGTGCGGAACGGGTCGTGGCCGTCACCGCCGTCTCTGAGAGCCTGGCCGCGGAGGAACTCCCACGGTCCAGGCGGCTGGCAGAAGACCTGGGAGTGGTCCATCTGACGCCGCGCACCGAGGAACTCTCACGCCCCGGCTACCGGGCCAACGGCCGCGACCGCTGCTACTTCTGCAAGTCGGAGGTCCTGGACACCATCACCGCCCTCGCCGGCGAGCACGGCTACGAGCAGGTGGCCACCGGGACCAACGCGGACGACGCCCGCGACCCCCACCGCCCGGGCATCAGGGCGGGCCGGGAACGCGGCATCCACACCCCGCTCCTCGACGCCGGACTGGACAAGGCGGCCGTACGCCGTCTCAGCAGGGCCTGGTCACTGCCGACCTGGGACAAGCCGGCAACTCCCTGCCTGGCCAGCCGGATCCGCTACGGCATCGAGGTCACCCCGCACCGCCTGGCCCGCGTCGACCGGGCGGAGACGGCCGTGCGCGCGCTCCTCGCCGACGCCGGTCTTACCGTGACCGACCTCAGGGTCCGCGACCTCGGGGACACCGTCCGTCTGGAGATCGACTCCTGGCTCGTGGACCGCGTCGCGGCACACCCGGGGATCCCCCTGGCCCTGGCGGGCGCGGGCTACGCCGACCTGCCCCACCACGTCGAGCCCTTCCGGTCGGGGCGGCTCAACATGGAGACCTGA